Within the Oncorhynchus kisutch isolate 150728-3 linkage group LG13, Okis_V2, whole genome shotgun sequence genome, the region atgtttttacttaagtactttacaccactgcttataacggtatctctgtgcattcaaattaccatcgataaaatgcaattgtgttcgttgtccgtagcctAATCCTtcccatatcataaccccaccgcTACCATGagtcactctgttcacaacattgacatcagcaaaccgctcgcccacactaCACCGGCCCACTGccgtctgcccggtacagttaaaACCAGGTTTCATCCACGAAGAGCACAATTCTACACTTTTTCCATGGAGCAGAGAATTTGTTTTGCAGTTTTATAGCttctcatgctattctacacattttgccttgaGGCTGAGAGAATTTGAGTTTTATAGATATTTTCCTGTAATTGTAAACCTTTTTGTAGGCGAGCCTCGCATGGGTGTGTTCTGCACCACTGATCCAGTCTTTATACATGAATAATATCTATTAACTTAAAGGTGCAttccagtctccttttcacctATTTTGTTACCTGATTTACTGAACAAACGGCTCATCTCAATAGGTGGCCCAGGTATCCTCATGACATCAGTGTAGCTGAAGTGTTATGGTGTATATTATATAATCATTGCTGAGATTGTGAAGGAACCTATGTAATTTGGTAAATAATTTCAGAAATGaagttatatatatgtatatagatatatacacacgcatacatacagtggggcaaaaaagtatttagtcagccaccaattgtgcaagttctcccactgaaaaagatgaggcctgtaattttcatcataggtacacttcaactatgacagacaaaatgagaaaaaaaatccagaaaatcactgtaggattttttaaatgaatttatttgcaaattatggtggaaaataagtatttggtcaacaacaaaagtttctcaatactttgttatataccctttgttggcaatgacagaggtcaaacgttttctgtaagtcttcaaggtatcacacactgttgctggtattttggcccattcctccatgcagatctcctctagagcagtgatgttttttggctgttgctgggcaacatggactttcaattccctccaaagattttctatggggttgagatctggagactggctaggtcactccaggaccttgaaatgcttcttacgaagccactccttcattgcccgggcggtgtgtttgggatcattgtcatgctgaaagacccagccacgtttcatcttcaatgcccttgctgatagtaggctttgttactttggtcccagctctctgcaggtcattcactaggtgtgGTCCCGGgattttttgctcaccgttcttgtgatcattttgaccccacggggtgagatcttgcgtggagccccagatcgagggagattatcagtggtcttgtatgtcttccatttcctaataattgctcccacagttgatttcttcaaaccaagctgcttatctattgcagattcagtcttcccagcctggtgcaggtctacaattttgtttctggtgtcctttgacagctctttggtcttggccatagtggagtttgaggttgtggacaggtgtcttttatactgataacaagttcaaacaggtgccattaatacaggtaatgagtggagcacagaggagcctcttaaagaagaagttacaggtctgtgagagccagaaatcttgcttgtttgtaggtgaccaaatacttattttccaccataatttgcaaattaattaataaaaaatcctacaatgtgattttctggatttctttctctcattttgtctgtcatagttgaagtgtacctatgatgaaaattacaggcctcatctttttcagtgggagaacttgcacaattggtggctgactaaatacttttttgccccactgtacatacagtgtatCTAAACTTTATTTTGCTTGGATTGAGTTGAGATTCACACATTTTACAAATTGTTTGAGGAGATAATTATATTCCTGACAAATGTGTTCTCTTTATTTTTCAGGAAACTGACAACCCAAGATCAGCCAGTTGAGGACACCTGAGCCCCCCTTTGTACTGTGACTGTCTTGTACCACAATGCTTGGCCTTCAGGGAAGCACCTCATCCCCTAAAATGTATCGCTGTGTGGCTTGTTCAGCCACCTTTACTGGATTGGCATCCTTGTTGGTGCACCAAGCTTCTCATGCAGTTCAATATGACAAGCAACCACCACAATCTGAGAAGCAGCCTCTCTGCACTCACTGTGGTGAAGTGTTTTTAAACAAGGAGCTCCAAGACCAGCACTGCTGCAAAGCACTACCTGAGACCCCGGCTCCCTCTCTTTTTATCTGTGATTGTGGGGATGAGTTTCAGAACTTTAATGAAATGCTAGAGCATAAAAGATCTCATGTCTCAACCCCCCAGCAGCAGACCCAGACGACTGATGCCAGATATTCGGGCCAAGAAGAATGCAGTCTGGTTGAACCTGTCCAACCAGTCTCCCCTCAGCCAACCCTTAGCCAAACCATTTTGGGCCTCGGTCCCCCCTCACCCCTATCTCCTGTCATTCGTAGTTCAATTCTCCCACAGCTTAATAGCACATCCACTGTTCCTGAAGTCTATACAAATAAGGGGTTTATTGCCCTAACCAGACCTCCAGAGCTGAACAACCTCCCTCCAGGTGCAAGTGAGCAGGAATTACAGCCTGATGGGCTTGACCAACCTGAGAACATCTCTACTGCACAGGAACCCTTGCCACAATCCATCCAGGATGAGACTCCTGAGGATGCAGACTGTCCCGTTACAAGCGGTGCATCTTCAGATGATGCCGGCGCACCTAAGAATGAGACAATAATGAAGATGATAGCAAATGCCTACATGAAACGTTATCAACCTGCTCAACACTACCCATTAAGACACAAGAGACTTGTGGTCCCCAAAAAAGAGCTTATACCAGTGGAGGTGATGTCACAATCCAAACACACAGCAGCATCCACACCAGGGCCCTCTATTGGCCAGTTAAGACACCTGCTTACAAAGTCTGGGGCAAAAACAATAGCCCGTCCATCTGGCAGTAGTGGTATCATATCTTTGACTCAGACCTTCTGCCCTGTAGTAGTTCTTGAGACCCGTCAAAAGCTTATTGATTCTAGAAATAGGGCCACACAGGGGAGATATCAATGTGGTCGCTGCCGAAGTGTTTTTCAGGACTTGGACAGCTTGACAGTGCATCATGCCTTACACAGGAAGGAGATAGTGAAGTGTTGTCGTTACTGTAAACAACTGATGATTGGAAAACCACCCCTTCCAGACAACCACATCTGTCCCCTGGCTCCCCACCACCTTACCTCAGTGGGGAGTAAATGCCACTCTATCAAAAAGACTGCATCATTCCAGAAGCAAAAGAAGCGACAACCGCAAAGAAGCTTCCAAAGTGTTAAAGCTAGGACGCCTTACTTTTGTCAAGTGTGCAAGCACAACTATGCCCGTAGGTATAATCTCAATGTGCACAAGTGTCAAGGGCCACCCCATCCTCTTCAGCATGCCTCCAACTCTGCCCTGTGCAAAAATACTGCATTTGGGGAAAACATTAAAGCAAGGGAGCCTGTCACAGGCGTCAACCAGAGGCCTCTAATCTCCAAAAACATCGGTGTGGGCACTGACAGCACTCGTCAGATAAAGGAGGAGGCGATTTCTGCAGAATCAAGGCCATATCCACAGTTTCCTGATTTGCTCTGGTCCGGTTCACCTAAAAGCTTCTCATCCTTCTATCCCGAAGTTGCCAAGCATGTAACACCAGGAGAAATTGATTCAGGATCTGCAACACTACAGCAAGGAGATGGTGAAGGGGACAACGCAGCAAGTAGTTTTAAACAAGAAGGTAAAGATGGAGAATGGACAATGCCTTTAGATGATTCTGAGATTGACGTTCTGATTGAGGCAGTAGATGCAGAAGACGACGATGATTTAATGCTACAAGAACCTATTTCTCAGGGTCATGTAAAGTCCACAAAGGATGGCGTGCCTTATTTCATAAAAGATGGTGCTAGACGTTTTCCCTGCTATAGATGTCAGAAAACATACAGTCGAGGGTGCACATTAAAAAAGCATCAAAGGCTGTGTGGAAATAGGTCATTTCTGCCACAATCTACTTTTCGGGCGGTAGCACAGAAAGTCAACAAGGGTCAATTCCAATTCGATTGCTATGTCTGTGGGAGGAGCTTTAACCGCAAAGATAACATGCTGATTCATAGGAAGAAGTGCCAGTTAAGTAGAACCATGGCCAAGAATGATAATGGACTTTTACAACAGGGCATATCAGCAGCACAGGCACCGCAACGTCTCGTGGCACAAAGTAGTAAAAATCTGGAGGATAATGGGGCAAATTGGGGTATTATGTCATTGCCCAATGTTCTTCCCAGGAGAGTGACGTGTGAGTGTGGGGCAGGCTTTACTTCCCCACGGCTCCTCCTAGAGCATTTGCAAAAGCATGCGCAGGAGGCCTATACCTGCCCCACATGCGGTGAGACACTGAGTTCCTGGGCAGACTATGAAGTCCACCTACAAGTACACATGCAGCCTCGGCACCAGATGTATGGGGGAATGCAACCGCAGCGCTCTCCACCTCTACTGCTGAGGTTTCCACAGCAGCCACGTCAACGTCGGCAGCCCCTGCCAAAGCAGCGACATACGCCTCCGCAACACTCTCTGCCAGCACAGCGCCCTCAGCCAAATCAACAACCTCTGCGGAAGCCTAGGAAGCCACAGCCGCGCTGTGTGTGCATACGATGCAGCAACACCTTTTGCAGTCGCGGCGCGCTGCTAAAGCACCTCTCCTGGAATCGGTGTAAAGGTGACAGCGGAGCTATTTCAGCGAAGGCAAACCACTGTTCCCGATGCAGCATGGACTTCCCCAATGGCCTCAGCCTCAAGTTTCACCAGCTAAATGGAATGTGCAAGCCTGCCTTCAAGCCCATGCGTTGCCCTGTGTGCGTGCGCTGGTTTGGCACTGTGGAGGGACTCCAGAAACACCTGCAAACACACGACCAGACCAACTCGTTTCGCTGCCTCATCTGCCAGCGCCTCTATCCCAGCCTACGGTCACTGAAAGACCACCGCAGGAAGGTCCATTGCATTTTGTCTGGAGACACAGCGCAGGTTACACAATGAGAGTGAATACTCTGAAAATCATAATCCAACAGAACATGTATGAACAATGATTTTAGCTAAATGTTTTTGCAAGATCTGTTATTGATTTGAGGGATTAATTGTCTTGTCACCATATATAATCATTATTGTACTATTCTACTTTGATTCTATTTTCACTGTCTCTGAGTAGACTTTTCTTGCTCACGTGAACCTATTTTCATGGCCATAGTTGTAAACTGTTGTATTGTGCTGTAAAATGCAATGATgttcttaaagggatactttgggattttggcaatgaagccctttatctacttccccactATGAAGGAAGTTCAAAGGAGTTACCGTAGACTTCATCATGCGcaaatgctagttagcaacttccttcaaactgcatgcagaggTATAAAAATGGTATCGACATGTTAATCGGACTGACTCTGGGAAATAAATtgaagggcttcattgccaaaatcctgaagtatccctttaactccTCAGCCATTATTAAAATGTACCACTTATTGTTCAAGTGCTCTTTTAGGTTGTGAAAAAACATTGATGGTTATATCTTAGTGTGGTAGCTATCAGTGCATTTGGGACAAAACAATTTGTAAGTGAATATACACTACAAAGTATGTGCACAACTGCTCATCGAACTCCTCATTCCcaaccatgg harbors:
- the im:7147486 gene encoding uncharacterized protein im:7147486, translated to MLGLQGSTSSPKMYRCVACSATFTGLASLLVHQASHAVQYDKQPPQSEKQPLCTHCGEVFLNKELQDQHCCKALPETPAPSLFICDCGDEFQNFNEMLEHKRSHVSTPQQQTQTTDARYSGQEECSLVEPVQPVSPQPTLSQTILGLGPPSPLSPVIRSSILPQLNSTSTVPEVYTNKGFIALTRPPELNNLPPGASEQELQPDGLDQPENISTAQEPLPQSIQDETPEDADCPVTSGASSDDAGAPKNETIMKMIANAYMKRYQPAQHYPLRHKRLVVPKKELIPVEVMSQSKHTAASTPGPSIGQLRHLLTKSGAKTIARPSGSSGIISLTQTFCPVVVLETRQKLIDSRNRATQGRYQCGRCRSVFQDLDSLTVHHALHRKEIVKCCRYCKQLMIGKPPLPDNHICPLAPHHLTSVGSKCHSIKKTASFQKQKKRQPQRSFQSVKARTPYFCQVCKHNYARRYNLNVHKCQGPPHPLQHASNSALCKNTAFGENIKAREPVTGVNQRPLISKNIGVGTDSTRQIKEEAISAESRPYPQFPDLLWSGSPKSFSSFYPEVAKHVTPGEIDSGSATLQQGDGEGDNAASSFKQEGKDGEWTMPLDDSEIDVLIEAVDAEDDDDLMLQEPISQGHVKSTKDGVPYFIKDGARRFPCYRCQKTYSRGCTLKKHQRLCGNRSFLPQSTFRAVAQKVNKGQFQFDCYVCGRSFNRKDNMLIHRKKCQLSRTMAKNDNGLLQQGISAAQAPQRLVAQSSKNLEDNGANWGIMSLPNVLPRRVTCECGAGFTSPRLLLEHLQKHAQEAYTCPTCGETLSSWADYEVHLQVHMQPRHQMYGGMQPQRSPPLLLRFPQQPRQRRQPLPKQRHTPPQHSLPAQRPQPNQQPLRKPRKPQPRCVCIRCSNTFCSRGALLKHLSWNRCKGDSGAISAKANHCSRCSMDFPNGLSLKFHQLNGMCKPAFKPMRCPVCVRWFGTVEGLQKHLQTHDQTNSFRCLICQRLYPSLRSLKDHRRKVHCILSGDTAQVTQ